Genomic segment of Steroidobacter denitrificans:
CTGCTCTCGGCCTGGGTACTCAAGCTGCTGTTCATCGATGGGGCAGAGCCGGTGAACATGAGCATCTATACCTGGCTGGTCAGCGACGGTGTGCGTATGGAGGTCGGCTTCCTGGTCGATCGCCTGACGGCCCTGATGATGGTCGTGGTGACATTCGTCTCGTTGTGCGTGCATGTCTATACGATCGGCTACATGCACGAGGATCCCGGTTACCAACGATTCTTCGCCTATATCTCGCTGTTCACATTCTCGATGCTGATGCTGGTGATGGCGAACAACTTCATGCAGCTGTTCTTCGGCTGGGAAGCGGTGGGCGTCGTCTCCTATCTGCTGATCGGTTTCTGGTACACGCGGCCCAGCGCCATTTTCGCGAACCTGAAGGCCTTCCTGGTCAATCGAGTGGGTGATTTCGGTTTCGTACTGGGCATTGCCGGCGTGGCGTACTATTCCGGATCGCTGGACTATGCGACCGTGTTCGGCCAGCGCGAAGCGATCGCTGCCAATGTCATCCAGATCATTCCAGGCATGGAATGGCAGGCCGTCACCGTCGTATGTATTTGCCTGTTCATCGGCGCCATGGGCAAGTCCGCGCAGATGCCGTTGCATGTGTGGCTGCCGGACTCGATGGAAGGTCCAACGCCGATCTCCGCCTTGATTCATGCGGCGACGATGGTGACCGCGGGTATTTTCATGGTGGCGCGCATGTCGCCGCTGTTCGAGATGTCGGAAACCGCGCTATCGACCGTGCTGGTGATCGGCGCGACCACTGCGTTCTTCATGGGGTTGCTGGGCCTGGTGAACAACGACATCAAGCGTGTCATCGCCTATTCGACGCTGTCTCAATTGGGTTACATGACCGTGGCGCTGGGTGTGTCGGCCTATGCGGGCGCGATCTTTCACCTCATGACCCATGCCTTCTTCAAGGCGCTGCTGTTCCTGGCTGCCGGTTCGGTGATCGTGGCCATGCATCACGAGCAGGATATGCGCAAGATGGGAGGGCTGAGAAAATACCTGCCGGTCACCTACTGGACGGCGCTGATCGGCTCGCTGGCCTTGATCGGCTTCCCAGGTACCTCGGGCTTCTTTTCGAAGGATGCCCTTATCGAGGCGGTGCACGCCTCCAGCATTCCCGGGGCGGCCTATGCCTATGGATGCGTGCTGCTGGGCGTGTTCGTGACGGCATTCTATTCCTTCCGTCTGATATTCATGACCTTCCATGGAGCCGAGCGCTTTGCCGAGGTCCATCATGAGCCGCACGCTCATGATTCGCATGGCGGCGACCACGGTGGCAATCATGGCCATGACGGACCGCCGCGGGAGGCGTTCTGGTCGATCAAGCTGCCGCTGATCGCGCTGGCGATACCGTCGCTGCTGATCGGCGGTCTGACGATCGGCCCACTGTTATTCGGTGATTTTTTCGGTTCGGCGATATTCGTGCTGCCGCGGCATGATGTGCTGGGGCATCTGGCGCAGTCCTGGCATGGCGTGGCGGCTTTCGTGCTGCATGCGATGCGGGCGCCGACGACATATCTGGCCTTCGCCGGCGTGGCGGCCGCCTGGTACCTGTACATCAAGCGCCCGGACCTGCCGGCGAGAATCGCCGCAGTGGCACCGTGGCTGTATCGGCTGCTGATGCAGAAATTCTATTTCGATGAAATCTACCAGGCCGTGTTCGCGCGCGGCGGCCGCGGCCTGGGGACTGCTTTGTGGCGGGCTGGCGACGAGGCGTTGATCGACGGCCTCGCCGTCAATGGCTCCGCGCGTGCCGTCGGCTGGTTGTCGGTGGTCATGCGGCACATGCAGTCCGGTTATCTGTATCACTACGCGTTCGCGATGATCGCTGGATTGTCGGCACTGCTCGCGTGGTACGTGCTGCGCTAATCAACGTCTAACTATGCAGTTCGCCCATGCAACTTGAATGGCCCATTCTTAGCGTACTCATTTGGCTGCCCATCCTCGGCGGCCTCCTCATGCTGGCTCTCGGCGATCGCGGCATCGCGTTGGGTCGATGGGTAGGATTGCTGACCACCCTGGCGACCTTCGCGATCTCGACCTTGCTGTACACGAACTTCGATGCGTCCACGGCGCAAATGCAGTTCGTCGAGGAGCGCTCCTGGATTCCGGTGTTCAATATCTGGTATGCCCTGGGAATCGACGGCATATCGCTGCCGTTGATCCTGTTGACCACCTTCGTGACGCCTTTGTGCGTGATTGCCGGCTGGTCGATCATCGAAAAAAAGCCGGGGCAATATTTCGCATCCTTCCTGCTCATGGAAGGTTTGATGATCGGCGTGTTTGCCGCACTGGATGCAATGTTGTTCTATGTGCTGTGGGAAGCGATGCTGATCCCGATGTTCATCATCATCGGTATCTGGGGCGGACCGCGGCGCGTATACGCAACCCTGAAGTTTTTTCTATATACCTTTCTCGGCTCGGTGCTGATGCTGGTGTCGCTGATCTACATGTACCTGCAAAGCTGCGACCTGGGGCAGTGCAGCTATTCGATCGCCGATTTCCAGCGTATGCCGCTGGGCCTGAACGAGCAGATTCTGATCTTCCTGTCCTTTTTCGCGGCCTTTGCGGTCAAGGTGCCGATGTGGCCGGTGCATACCTGGCTACCGGACGCGCACGTGGAGGCGCCCACGGGCGGCTCGGTGATTCTGGCAGCCATCCTGCTCAAGATGGGCGGGTACGGCTTCCTGCGCTTCGCGCTGCCCATCACTCCGGATGCGAGTGCGACGCTGGACTGGCTGATCATTTCTCTATCCTTGATAGCGATCGTCTACATCGGCTTCGTGGCCATCGTGCAGCAGGACATGAAGAAGTTGATCGCCTATTCCTCGGTGGCGCACATGGGTTTCGTCACCCTGGGCGCATTCCTGACGTTCGAACTGCTGCGCGTCAACGGTGACGTGCGCGGGGCGGCGATGGGGCTCGACGGCGCCATGGTTCAAATGGTTTCCCATGGCTTGATTTCGGGTGCGATGTTCTTTTGCATGGGCGTGCTTTACGACCGCATGCACACCCGTGAAATCAGCGCCTATGGCGGTGTGGTCAATACCATGCCGGTGTTCGCCACGTTTGCCGTATTGTTTTCCTTCGCGAATTCGGGCCTGCCGGGCACCTCGGGCTTCGTGGCCGAGTTCCTGGTGATCATCGCCAGCTTCCGTGCGGATTTCTGGTATGCCTTCTTCGCGGCGGTGACCTTGATCCTGGGCGCGGCTTATTCACTATGGCTGGTGAAACGCGTGATTTTCGGACCGGTGAAGAATGAGAACGTGGCGGCGATGCAGGACGTCAATGCGCGCGAGTTCATCGTATTGGGTGTGCTGGCCGTGGCGGTTCTGTTGCTGGGCGTCTGGCCGGCACCGTTGCTGGATGTCATGCGCCCCACCATCGAGAACCTGGTGCAGCAGATCACGATCTCGAAGTTGTAAGAGCGCTGCGATCTAAATCATGAATTCGAGCGAGTGCCGGTAATGGATGCTTTAGCAAATATCGGAGCGGGGACGCTGGGGGCCGGATTGGGGCTGCAGGCCGCGGCGGCGGAAATTTTCCTCCTGGCGGCGATTTGCGTCATTCTGCTCATCGACGTGTTCCTGAGCGAACGTACCCGCTGGGTAACTTATGTCCTGTCATTGCTGAGCCTGGCGGGTGCGGCCTGGGTGACTCTGAATTTCGGTGTCGAGGGCAGGGTGAGCGCCCTGGACGGCACTTTCCTAGCCGATCCCATGGGCGATGTACTGAAACTGTTCGCCTATGGCACAGTGGCGGTCTGTTTCGTGTATTCGCGCGAGTACCTGCAACTGCGTGACCTGTTCCGGGGTGAATACTTCGTCCTGGGCTTGGTGGCGCTGCTGGGCGTGATGGTCATGATCTCGGCCGGCAGTCTGCTGACGGTGTATCTAGGCATGGAGCTGATGTCACTGTCCTTGTATGCGATGGTCGCCTTCGACCGCGAGTCCGGCGTCTCGGCGGAATCCGCCATGAAGTATTTCGTGCTGGGCACGATCGCTTCGGGCACCATGCTGTACGGTTTCTCGATGCTGTACGGCTTGACGGGCACCTTGCAATTGGATGAACTGGCGCTGGCCGTGCGCGAGGTCGGAGCCGCCAATCTCGGGCTGATTTTCGCTCTCGCCTTCATTATCGTCGGTATCGGTTTCAAGTTCGGCGCGGTGCCGTTTCACTCCTGGCTGCCCGACGTTTACCACGGTGCTCCGACGCCGGTGACCTTGTTCGTCAGTGCGGCGCCGAAGATCGGTTCATTCGTGCTGGCGATACGCCTGCTGGCCGAGGGGCTCGATGCGCTCGTGGCCAGTTGGCAGAACATGCTCATCGCGCTTTGCGTGCTATCGCTGCTGGTCGGCAATGTCGTTGCGATCGCACAGACGAATCTCAAGCGCATGCTGGCGTACTCCACGATCTCACACGTGGGCTTCATCCTGCTGGGTATTCTCGCCGGCACGAACGACGGCTACCAGGCAGCCATGTACTACACCTTGACCTATGTGATCATGTCCGTGGGCTCCTTCGGCATGATTCTGGTACTGTCGCGCCAGGGCTTCGAGGCCGATCGCCTGGAGGATTTCAAGGGGCTGAATCGTCACAGTCCCTGGTTTGCGGCGATCATGTTGCTGCTGATGTTCAGTCTGGCCGGAGTGCCGCCGTTCATCGGTTTCTGGGCCAAGCTCGCCGTGATCGGCGCGGTGCTCGATGTCGGCCTGGTCTGGCTGGCGGTGCTGGCCGTGCTGATGTCGGTGGTGGGTGCGTTCTACTACCTGCGGGTGGTGAAACTCATGTATTTCGACGAGCCGCCCGCCGAGCGGTTCGAGATCACGGCGGGCGGAACGCTGCGTACCGTGCTGAGCGCCAACGGGCTGGCGGTGCTGGTGCTGGGCATCTTCCCGGCGCTGCTCCTGGACTTGTGCGCACGGGTGCTGCCTTGATGGCATAAGTTTACGATTGTTCTTGCTATTGACCGGTATAGATCCTTATAATTTGCGCCCTCTGTTGCGGGGTGGAGCAGTCTGGCAGCTCGTCGGGCTCATAACCCGAAGGTCGTAGGTTCAAATCCTACCCCCGCTACCACGCTTTCGGCGTGCCAAGGGCCCCGCTGCAGGGCCTTTTTTGATTGAGCGTCGCATAGGCGCCAGGCGTCGCAAGCGCATGGACAGCCGTTGAGAATGGGCCTTGGGCCCATTTTTTGTTTCTGCGGCCGGAAAAACGGGTCTACGGGGGCCTTTCCACGAGGGGTTCGAGCCGTATCGGAGGTGTCAGGTGCTAAGAGATCAGCTGAGCGAGTTGCTTGGTCCGATCGTCGCCGGCCTCGGCTATGAATTGTGGGAATTGGAGTATGTATCGCGCGGCGGCGGCTTGCTGAGATTGTATATCGACACTCCCGCAGGCGTTACGGTGGAGGATTGCGAGCGGGTGAGCAGGGCGGTCAGCGAGACCCTGGATGCGGCGGATCCCATCCCGGGCGAGTACACGCTGGAAGTCTCCTCGCCGGGCCTGGATCGCGTGCTGCGCAGACCGGCGCACTTCGAACGCTTCACAGGTGAGCGGGTGAAGCTCGAAATGATGCAGCCGTTGGACGGTCGCAAGAGGTTCGTAGGGCGTCTGCTGCGAGTTGCGGAGCAGTGCGTCACGCTCGAGCTGGACGATGGGGCCTGCGGCGCGGAGACCGTCACTTTGCCGATCGATGACATACACAAGGCGCGGCTCGTCCCGCCGCTGTGACTGGATGTCTATGGAGTTCGCACGATGAACAAAGAGATATTGATGGTGGTCGATGCAGTCTCGAACGAGAAGGGCGTCGACAAGGAGATCATATTCGAGGCGCTCGAAGCCGCGCTGGCGTCTGCGACGCGCAAGCGCCACGGCGAGGGCACCGACGTGCGTGTCTCCATCAATCGCAAGACCGGCGACTACGATACTTGGCGGCGATGGAAGGTTTTCGCGGATGATTCCACCGAGTTGGAATTTCCGGACAGCGAGTTGCGCCTGGAGGACGCGCTCGATATTTCCGCCGATGCGGAAGTCGGCGGTTACGTCGAGGTGCCCATGGAGTCCGTGGCCTTCGGGCGTATTGCCGCACAGACCGCCAAGCAGGTCATCGTCCAGAAAGTGCGCGAGGCTGAGCGTGCTCAAGTTGTAGAGGAGTATCAGAGCCGGATAGGCACGCTGGTATCCGGCATCGTCAAGCGTGTCGACCGCAATGGTGTGTTCGTCGATTTAGGCAGCAACGCCGAAGGATTCGTCGCACGCGACCAAATGATCCCGCGCGAGCCGGTGCGCGCGCAGGACCGTATCAAGGCCTTCCTGCAGGACGTACGCTCCGAGCCGCGTGGTCCTCAACTGTTCCTGACGCGTACGGCACCCGAGTTCCTGATCGAGCTGTTCAAGCTGGAAGTGCCCGAAGTAGGCCAGGGTTTGATCCAGATTCTCGGCGCCGCTCGTGATCCCGGGGTACGTGCCAAAATCGCAGTGAAGAGCAATGACAGCCGGATCGATCCCGTGGGCGCCTGCGTGGGAATGCGCGGCTCGCGAGTGCAGGCCGTCTCCAACGAGGTGGCCGGCGAACGCGTGGATATCATTCCGTTCGACGAAAACGTTGCGCAGTTCGTGATCAACGCCATGGCCCCGGCAGAGGTGGTTTCCATCGTGGTCGACGAGGATGCGCATTCCATGGATCTCGCCGTGACCGAGGAAAAGCTATCGCAGGCGATCGGACGCGGCGGACAGAACATTCGTCTCGCCAGTGAACTGACGGGCTGGGAATTGAATGTGATGACCCAGCAGGCCGCGGAGGCCAAGAGCGAGGGCGAGTCGCAGAAGTTGGTCGATCTGTTCAAGTCCGAACTGGATGTGGATGAGGATGTGGCGCAAATTCTGGTGCAGGAGGGCTTCTCGACGATCGAGGAAATTGCCTATGTTCCTGCTTCCGAACTCAATAGCATCGAGGAGTTCGATGAGGACATCGTCACAGAGCTGCGCAATCGTGCTCGTGACGTGCTGCTGACGCAGGCAATCGCGAGCGAGGAGGAAATCGATGCCGCCGAGCCGGCTGAGGACTTGCTCGAGCTCGAAGGCATGGACACGGAGCTGGCGCTGGAGCTTGCCAGCCGGGGAATCGTGACGCGGGAGGATCTCGCGGAACAGGCGATCGACGATCTCCTGGAGATCGATGGAATCGACGCCGCGCGTGCGGGCGCGCTCATCATGGCAGCGCGCAAGCACTGGTTCGAAGCCGCTGGACAGGCTTAAGTCGGGTAGCAGGAGGGGTTCATGGCGGATGTCACGGTTAGCCAGTTTGCGGAGGTACTGAAAGTACCCGTCGAGCGTCTGTTGACGCAGCTCGACGAGGCAGGCATCCGCGTGTCAGGCGCGGACGATACGATCAGCGATGACGCCAAGATGGAACTGCTGACGTTCCTGCGCCGCGCGCACGGCCGTACGCGTGATTCGGCTGCGCCTCGCAAGATTACGCTGCGGCGTAAATCGCAAGGGGAGATCAAGGTCGCCTCTGCACAGGGCCGTGCGCGCCTGGTCAATGTCGAAGTACGCAGCAAGAAGACCTATCTGAATCGCAGCGTGCTCGAGGAGCGGGCGCGTGTATACAAGGAGGAGCAGGAACCCCTCGCGCAGGAACAGCCCCTCGCGGCACTCGAGGACTCCGTGCAGGCCGCGCCGCCGGTTCAGGAGGCGCCTGCGCTCAGCCCCGAACAGATTTCCACGGTATCAGCGCCGCCGCCGGCTCCGTTCGAAGAAGACGTCCCGGTGCAGCCCGAGACGCCGCTTGAGGAGGTCGTGGCCGTACCGACGCCCGAGATGCGCGAGCAGCAGGAGCGGCTGGAAGCCGAGGCCCGCGAAGCTATGCTGCGTGCGCAGGCGATGGCGGAGGAAGAAGCGCGGCGCCAGGCCGGTGAACTGGCCCTGCAAATGGCCGAACAGGAGGCGCGCCGTGAAGCCGACGCCGCCATCGAACGCGCCGAAAGCGAACGCCGCCTCCAACAGCAGCAGGCCGATGCCGCCGCCAGGGCTGCACGTGCGCCCGCGCAGCGCGACACGCCGCAACGCCGTGCAGAGTTGCATGTTTCCAGCGACGCCAGCGCGCGTTTCAAGAGAAAGAAGCAGCATCAGGCGACCCGCTCGCGGCGTCCGGCGCAGATCAGTGTCACGACCCAGCACGGCTTCGAGCGTCCCGCTTCGCCCGTCAAGCGCGACGTGCAGATCGGCGAAACCATCACCGTGGCGGAACTTGCCCAGCGCATGGCCGTGAAGGCGAATGAAGTCATCAAGACCATGATGAACATGGGAGTCATGGCAACGATCAATCAGCCGATCGACCAGGATACGGCAGTGCTCGTCGTGGAGGAGTTCGGCCATACGGCGATCGTCGTGAAGGAAAGTGCGATCGAGGATGAACTGCTGGCGCTGGATGCCGGCCATGAACTGATCGCGCGGCCGCCGGTGGTAACCGTGATGGGTCACGTCGATCATGGCAAGACATCGCTGCTGGATCATATCCGCCGCACCAAGGTCGCCGCCGGTGAGGCCGGCGGCATCACCCAGCACGTGGGCGCCTATCACGTGGAAACACCCAAGGGCGTGGTCACTTTTCTGGATACGCCGGGTCACGCGGCCTTTACCTCCATGCGCGCGCGCGGCGCCCAGGTCACGGACATCGTCGTTCTGGTGGTGGCTTCCGACGACGGCGTCATGCCGCAGACGGTCGAGGCGATCAAGCATGCGCGCGCGGCCGAGGTGCCGATCGTCGTTGCCATAACCAAGATGGACAAACCCGAGGCGGATCCGGAGCGCATCAGGAATGAATTGTCCCAGCACAACGTGCTGCCCGAGGAATGGGGCGGAGACACCTTGTTCGTGCATGTCTCGGCGCGCACCGGGGAAGGCATAGATCAGCTGCTCGATACCATTCTGCTGCAGGCGGATATGCTGGAGTTGAAGGCGACACGCGAAGGTCTGGCAGCGGGCGTGGTCGTCGAGTCCAGCATGGAAAAGGGCCGTGGCGCGGTGGCGACGGTGCTGATCAAACGCGGCACCCTCAAACCCGGCGATCCGATCATTGCCGGTCAGGAGTTCGGGCGGGTTCGGGCCATGTTCGACGAGAATGGACAGGCGATCAGCGAAGCAGGTCCGTCACTGCCGGTCGTCGTGCTCGGCCTTTCGGGCGCGCCCAAGGCCGGTGATGATTTGCTGGCCGTGGAAAGCGAGCGCAAGGCACGCGAGGTCGCTCTCTACCGGCAAGGCAAGTATCGCGACACCAAGCTGGCCAAACAGGGGCCGGCGAAACTCGAGGATATGCTGTCCCAGATGGGCGACGGCAAGGCTGCAACAGTACAGATCGTCATCAAGGCGGATGTCCAGGGCAGCGCCGAAGCCTTGCACGATGCGTTGACGGATCTCGGCACGGACGAGGTGGCGGTCAAGGTCGTGGGCAGCGGTGTGGGCGGTATCACCGAGTCCGACGTGACCCTGGCGCAGGCGTCCGGCGCACGGATCATCGGTTTCAATGTGCGTGCCGACAGTACGGCTCGCAACATGATCAAGGAATCGGGCATCGATGTTCGCTACTACAGCATCATTTATGAAGCGATCGACGATGTGAAGCAGGTGCTCTCCGGCATGTTGGCCCCGGAAATCAAGGAGCAGATCGTCGGCTTGGCCGAAGTGCGCGAGGTTTTCCACTCCAGCAAGCTGGGAACCGTTGCAGGCTGTATCGTCGTGGACGGCTATGTGCGGCGCAACAACCCGATCCGTGTGCTGCGCAACAATGTCGTGATTTTCGAAGGCGGCCTGGAATCGCTACGCCGCTTCAAGGACGATGTCAACGAGGTTCGCGCAGGCACCGAATGCGGTATCGGCGTGAAGAATTACAACGACGTGCGTATCGGCGACCAGATCGAATGCTATTCGCGTATCGAGATCGCCCGTACGATGGACTGAGCTCAAGCCCGTACGATGGAGCGAGGCCGGGTACCCTTTGCGGTCCGGCCTCGATCCGATGATTCCGCAGCGCTGATTCGAATTATGTCCAGCAAGTCCTATCCACGCAGTCGCCGTGTCGCACAGCAGGCTCAGCAGGTGCTGAGCGAATTGATACGCCGCGAACTGCGCGATCCGCGCCTGGGCATGCTGACCTTGACCGAGGTCCGCATGTCCAAGGATCTGGGGTATGCGACAGTCTATTATTCGGTGCTGGGAGCCGACCCCGCCACGGCGCAGGAGATTCTGACCTCCGCCGCGGGCATGCTACGAGGCCCGTTGGGCCGGGTACTGGGCATTCGCCACAGTCCGGAGTTGCGTTTTGTGCACGACGAACTGATCGAAACCGGCGCCCGGCTTACGGCGTTGATTCGACAGGCGGTGGATGACGATCAGGCGCGGCACGTCGAATCTTCGGCCGAGGAAATTCCGCCGGCCGAACATCCTGAGCCTACCCCTGAGCGTCGTGCTGCCGAGGACGGTCTAGAGCCCGACGGCGTCTGACATGACGGCATGCTGCGCTGAGCGCGTGCACGCCCCTTGATCGCTACGCAGACGTCTATAATCACGTGTCCAAATCACACCGTTTTCATCGTGAAGTCGACGGCATCCTGCTGTTCGACAAGCCGCTGGGTTTGTCCTCCAATGCCGCGCTACAACAGGTCAGGACGTTGTTCGGCGCCCGGAAAGCCGGCCATGCCGGCAGTCTCGATCCTTTGGCCAGCGGGCTGTTGCCGGTGTGCTTCGGGCAAGCGACCAAGGTGTGCGGACGGCTGTTGAATGCCGGCAAGACCTATCGGGTACGGGTGGCGCTGGGTGCGCGTACGGAATCAGGCGACGCAGAAACGCCGATCGTGGAGCACGCCGCCATTCCGGAGCTGACGATCGAGACCGTGGATGCCGCCCTGGCGCGTTTCATGGGCGAGCAGCAGCAGATCCCGCCCATGCATTCAGCACTCAAGCACGCCGGCGAGCGCCTGTATGAACTTGCCCGCCGCGGAGAGTCGGTGGAACGCCCGGCGCGCACGATCGTCATTCATCGCATCCAGCGTATCGGGCTGACGCCGGATACGCTCGAGTTCGACGTATATTGTTCCAAGGGAACCTACATTCGTACTCTGGCGGCGGATGTCGCCCGCGCGCTGGGCACCCTGGGCTATGTCGAAAGCCTGCGCCGTCTGTCGCTGGATCCTTTCGACGGGCTGCATATGTATAGCCTGTCGGAACTGGAGGCGCTGTCTCCATCGGAACGCGACGCCGTCCTGCTGGGCGCCGACAGCGCATTCCAGGATCTGCCCCGGATCGAGTTGGATCGCGCCGGCGAACATCAGCTGCTGCAGGGGCAGAGCCTCCTGGTTCCAGGCGCTCCCGTCGCCGACGACATGCGCGCTTATGGACCGGGAAAACGTTTTTTGGGGTTGGTTTCGGGTGCCGCGGGCGGACGGATCAGACCGGGGCGATTGTTCGTGGACCCGAAGATGCCGCCGTCGCCGGCTCGCGGCCGTAGCGATCGGCGAGGTCCGGATTCGCGAAGGCGCAGCGCAGATTCACGGGACAGATCGTTTCAGGGACCGTAGATCCCGATTTTACATGATCTTACGGTTGAGATTCTGGGCCGCACGAGTAAAATGCGCGCCTCTTCAAAACAGCTATGCAACTTGAGAAAACCGGCTTCAGGGGCGGATGTCCGTCCGGTCGGCACAGAGGAATAGGGCAGATATGTCATTGTCGACCGAGCAAAAGGGCGGAATTGTCGCGGAATACCGGCGCAGCAGTGCCGATACGGGTTCCCCGGAGGTGCAGATCGCATTATTGTCGGCGCGTATCACCGGTCTGGGTGAGCATTTCAGCGCCCATAAAGGAGATCATGCCTCACGCCGCGGCCTGCTGAAAATGGTGAATCAGCGCCGCAAGCTGCTCGACTATCTCAAGGCCAACGCACCCGAGCGTTACCAGGACGTGGTCGCACGTCTCGGCCTGCGCCGCTGAACGCCGTGCCGGCGTCCATCCAGCCGGCCTTTCGCGCAGCCGCATTGATCCTCGTATTGCCCCGCCCGGCCGTTCGTCCTGCCATGGTGACGATCTCCCCAGGAGCTCCTCACCAGGCTTGCCTCGTACAAATACCGCCCGCCGGGCGTTCATGTCATCCCCAACGCAAGCATTGATCCCGGCCTCGGCCGGGCATAGGTGAAAAAGATCGTGAGCGTAATCAAGAAGACCTTTGCATACGGCCAGCACCAGGTCACCCTGGAAACCGGCGAAATGGCCCGGCAGGCCGACGGTGCCGTCTACGTCACCATGGGCGACACGGTCGTGCTGGTCACCGCCGTGGCGCGCAAGGAGGCCGATCCCAAGAAGGATTTCTTTCCGCTGACCGTCAATTACGTCGAGAAGACCTATGCCGCGGGCCGTATTCCCGGCGGTTTCTTCAAGCGCGAAGGCCGTCCCTCGGAGAAGGAGACATTGACCTCACGCTTGATCGATCGGCCGATTCGCCCGCTGTTTCCGGAAGGATTTCTGAACGAGGTCCAAATCGTCGCTACCGTGATCTCCGTGAATCCGGAAATCGATCCGGACATCCCGGCGATGCTGGGAGCCTCCGCGGCCCTGGCGCTGTCCGGCGCACCCTTTCAGGGACCGATTGCCGCCGCGAAGGTCGGCTATAGCGATGGTCAGTACGTGCTCAACCCGACATCGACTCAACTCAAGACCTCCAAGCTCGATCTGGTCGTCGCCGGCACCGCCGAGGCCGTGCTGATGGTGGAATCGCAAGCCGACTGCCTGTCCGAGGAAGTGATGCTGGGCGCCGTCATGTTCGGCCATGAGCAG
This window contains:
- the infB gene encoding translation initiation factor IF-2 gives rise to the protein MADVTVSQFAEVLKVPVERLLTQLDEAGIRVSGADDTISDDAKMELLTFLRRAHGRTRDSAAPRKITLRRKSQGEIKVASAQGRARLVNVEVRSKKTYLNRSVLEERARVYKEEQEPLAQEQPLAALEDSVQAAPPVQEAPALSPEQISTVSAPPPAPFEEDVPVQPETPLEEVVAVPTPEMREQQERLEAEAREAMLRAQAMAEEEARRQAGELALQMAEQEARREADAAIERAESERRLQQQQADAAARAARAPAQRDTPQRRAELHVSSDASARFKRKKQHQATRSRRPAQISVTTQHGFERPASPVKRDVQIGETITVAELAQRMAVKANEVIKTMMNMGVMATINQPIDQDTAVLVVEEFGHTAIVVKESAIEDELLALDAGHELIARPPVVTVMGHVDHGKTSLLDHIRRTKVAAGEAGGITQHVGAYHVETPKGVVTFLDTPGHAAFTSMRARGAQVTDIVVLVVASDDGVMPQTVEAIKHARAAEVPIVVAITKMDKPEADPERIRNELSQHNVLPEEWGGDTLFVHVSARTGEGIDQLLDTILLQADMLELKATREGLAAGVVVESSMEKGRGAVATVLIKRGTLKPGDPIIAGQEFGRVRAMFDENGQAISEAGPSLPVVVLGLSGAPKAGDDLLAVESERKAREVALYRQGKYRDTKLAKQGPAKLEDMLSQMGDGKAATVQIVIKADVQGSAEALHDALTDLGTDEVAVKVVGSGVGGITESDVTLAQASGARIIGFNVRADSTARNMIKESGIDVRYYSIIYEAIDDVKQVLSGMLAPEIKEQIVGLAEVREVFHSSKLGTVAGCIVVDGYVRRNNPIRVLRNNVVIFEGGLESLRRFKDDVNEVRAGTECGIGVKNYNDVRIGDQIECYSRIEIARTMD
- the rbfA gene encoding 30S ribosome-binding factor RbfA, producing MSSKSYPRSRRVAQQAQQVLSELIRRELRDPRLGMLTLTEVRMSKDLGYATVYYSVLGADPATAQEILTSAAGMLRGPLGRVLGIRHSPELRFVHDELIETGARLTALIRQAVDDDQARHVESSAEEIPPAEHPEPTPERRAAEDGLEPDGV
- the truB gene encoding tRNA pseudouridine(55) synthase TruB codes for the protein MSKSHRFHREVDGILLFDKPLGLSSNAALQQVRTLFGARKAGHAGSLDPLASGLLPVCFGQATKVCGRLLNAGKTYRVRVALGARTESGDAETPIVEHAAIPELTIETVDAALARFMGEQQQIPPMHSALKHAGERLYELARRGESVERPARTIVIHRIQRIGLTPDTLEFDVYCSKGTYIRTLAADVARALGTLGYVESLRRLSLDPFDGLHMYSLSELEALSPSERDAVLLGADSAFQDLPRIELDRAGEHQLLQGQSLLVPGAPVADDMRAYGPGKRFLGLVSGAAGGRIRPGRLFVDPKMPPSPARGRSDRRGPDSRRRSADSRDRSFQGP
- the rpsO gene encoding 30S ribosomal protein S15; protein product: MSLSTEQKGGIVAEYRRSSADTGSPEVQIALLSARITGLGEHFSAHKGDHASRRGLLKMVNQRRKLLDYLKANAPERYQDVVARLGLRR